In the Mytilus galloprovincialis chromosome 10, xbMytGall1.hap1.1, whole genome shotgun sequence genome, one interval contains:
- the LOC143048233 gene encoding uncharacterized protein LOC143048233 isoform X4 translates to MKILKLIMNGKKLFGCIGMVYILLTYVTAATNSVPINLIDNNKVPLVAMLDTASLDKNMKTYINQVILQSLGDSVKETVQAIIKEEFEQLISNSSMPTSGTASNQTINSDWIPVFIACPGNKRSVYRSWLTPAPFDKPLKISSKTCENDHKRRSIIDRWNRDAEDLIDQVRVDLYKDSQVDAMFLFDGKGSTSVSWFSKEKLLQSTYQDLSRTATTNYFSMDGYYSADRHFYINSHHGGCPNDFGWLLIIDSRLRSSTSGSGGCTFDHLYGREYPYFMYGTRNKVCHYDKEGECGFADMMVISVKRI, encoded by the exons ATGAAGATATTAAAACTTATAATGAATGGTAAAAAATTGTTTGGTTGTATTGGAATGGTATATATACTTCTTACATATGTTACAGCTGCAACCAATAGTGTCCCGATTAATCTTATAGATAACAACAAGGTTCCGCTAGTTGCAATGCTTGACACAGCAAGTTTAGACAAAAATATGAAGACCTACATCAACCAAGTTATATTACAAAGTCTTGGAGATTCCGTAAAGGAAACAGTTCAAGCCATAATTAAAGAAGAGTTCGAACAACTCATCTCTAATAGCAGTATGCCAACTTCAGGGACAGCATCTAATCAAACCATCAACTCAG ATTGGATTCCAGTTTTCATTGCCTGTCCAGGAAACAAGCGATCAGTATATAGATCTTGGTTAACTCCTGCTCCGTTCGACAAACCActtaaaatatcttcaaaaacCTGTGAAAATGATCATAAAAGAAGAAGTATTATTGATCGATGGAATCGGGATGCCGAAGATCTTATTGACCAG GTTCGGGTTGATCTTTATAAAGATTCACAAGTAGACGCTATGTTTTTATTTGATGGAAAAGGTTCAACAAGTGTCAGCTGGTTTTCTAAGGAAAAACTTCTACAAAGCACTTACCAGGATTTGTCAAGGACTGCAACGACCAATTATTTCTCTATGGACGG GTATTACAGTGCCGATCGCCATTTTTACATAAACAGTCACCATGGTGGTTGTCCAAACGATTTTGGATGGTTACTGATAATAGATTCCCGGCTTAGATCTAGCACATCTGGATCTGGTGGCTGTACATTTGATCATTTATACGGACGGGAATATCCATATTTCATGTATGGTACAAGAAACAAAGTCTGTCATTATGATAAGGAAG GTGAATGTGGATTTGCTGACATGATGGTTATATCCGTTAAAAGAATATAG